Proteins encoded together in one Acidimicrobiales bacterium window:
- a CDS encoding VOC family protein → MPDEPRVTENTVSVRYLVDDVAASVDFYTTHFGFTPHVDASPAFADVLRGNLRLLLSGPLSSAGQPMADGERPRAGGWNRIHLIVDDLDAEIARLEGEGVTFRNEVVRGPGGAQVLVVDPSGNFVELFQSAFH, encoded by the coding sequence GTGCCCGATGAGCCCCGCGTCACCGAGAACACCGTCAGCGTGCGCTACCTGGTCGACGACGTCGCCGCGTCCGTCGACTTCTACACCACGCACTTCGGCTTCACGCCCCACGTCGACGCGTCGCCCGCCTTCGCCGACGTCCTCCGGGGCAACCTCCGCCTGCTGCTGAGCGGCCCGCTCAGCTCGGCGGGGCAGCCCATGGCCGACGGCGAGCGGCCACGCGCGGGCGGTTGGAACCGCATCCACCTGATCGTCGACGACCTCGACGCCGAGATCGCCCGCCTCGAGGGTGAGGGGGTGACCTTCCGCAACGAGGTCGTCCGTGGCCCCGGCGGCGCCCAGGTCCTGGTGGTCGACCCCTCGGGCAACTTCGTCGAGCTCTTCCAGTCCGCCTTCCACTGA
- a CDS encoding nuclear transport factor 2 family protein, with product MLAIHELKARYGDLVDSRFERGRLKDEDDLARIADAIAATFTEDGVWDGGPALGTATGRAEIAARLATSPLTFSRHLFVKPQIQVDDEATRATGRWDILAPCTFADGSTKWMSGVEDDVYARGTDGVWRHERMTLTTVFLAPSSEGWGRIFA from the coding sequence GTGCTCGCCATCCACGAGCTGAAGGCCCGGTACGGCGACCTCGTCGACTCCCGCTTCGAGCGGGGGCGGTTGAAAGACGAGGACGACCTGGCCCGCATCGCGGATGCCATCGCCGCCACCTTCACCGAGGACGGGGTCTGGGACGGCGGGCCGGCGCTCGGGACGGCGACGGGCCGGGCGGAGATCGCCGCCCGCCTGGCCACCTCGCCGCTCACGTTCTCCCGCCACCTCTTCGTGAAGCCGCAGATCCAGGTGGACGACGAGGCCACCCGCGCCACCGGGCGGTGGGACATCCTCGCCCCCTGCACGTTCGCCGACGGGTCGACGAAGTGGATGAGCGGCGTCGAGGACGACGTCTACGCCCGCGGCACCGACGGCGTGTGGCGCCACGAGCGCATGACCCTCACCACCGTCTTCCTGGCACCGTCCTCCGAGGGCTGGGGTCGCATCTTCGCCTGA
- a CDS encoding ferritin, which produces MASEGFHEPIERLPEEVLDRHRAIASIMEELEAVDWYDQRVAATQDEELAAILAHNRDEEKEHAAMVLEWLRRNDAELDRHLRTYLFTEGPITEIEADAEGD; this is translated from the coding sequence ATGGCAAGTGAAGGGTTCCACGAACCGATCGAGCGACTGCCCGAGGAGGTGCTGGACCGCCACCGGGCGATCGCCTCGATCATGGAGGAGCTGGAGGCGGTCGACTGGTACGACCAGCGGGTCGCCGCCACCCAGGACGAGGAGCTGGCGGCGATCCTCGCCCACAACCGCGATGAGGAGAAGGAGCACGCGGCGATGGTGCTCGAGTGGCTTCGACGCAACGACGCCGAGCTCGACCGCCACCTGCGGACCTACCTCTTCACCGAGGGGCCCATCACCGAGATCGAGGCCGACGCCGAGGGCGACTGA
- a CDS encoding DUF4386 domain-containing protein, whose product MTTDVRTTEATAPQHRTRPATGGRRTPMTRSRKLALAAGVAYLLTFVFSIPTLAMKAPLDDADFILGAGSTTGVTWAALFDFICGVAGIASAVALYPVVRRQSRSSSLGFVVSRTLEGAILTVGAIAVMAMVTLREDFVGTGAEAATSLNVTGQALLALHDWSFLFGPGMMPAINALLLGSLLYRSRLVPRWLPTMGLVGAPLLLTASLGTLFGAWDQVSSPSVLVVPLALWELSLGFLLTFKGFRPSPLLDEDAIAPA is encoded by the coding sequence ATGACCACCGACGTCCGCACCACCGAAGCGACCGCCCCGCAGCACCGCACCCGCCCGGCCACAGGCGGCCGCCGCACGCCGATGACCCGGTCCCGCAAGCTCGCCCTCGCGGCCGGTGTGGCCTACCTGCTCACCTTCGTCTTCTCCATCCCGACCCTGGCCATGAAGGCGCCGCTGGACGACGCCGACTTCATCCTCGGCGCCGGCAGCACCACGGGGGTGACCTGGGCGGCCTTGTTCGACTTCATCTGCGGCGTGGCCGGCATCGCCTCCGCCGTCGCCCTGTACCCGGTCGTCCGGCGCCAGAGCCGCTCCAGCTCCCTCGGCTTCGTCGTCAGCCGGACCCTGGAGGGGGCCATCCTCACCGTCGGCGCCATCGCCGTCATGGCCATGGTGACCCTTCGCGAAGACTTCGTCGGCACCGGCGCCGAGGCGGCCACGTCTCTGAACGTCACCGGGCAGGCCCTGCTGGCCCTGCACGACTGGAGCTTCCTGTTCGGTCCCGGGATGATGCCCGCCATCAACGCTCTGCTGCTCGGCTCGCTCCTGTACCGCTCCCGCCTGGTCCCCCGCTGGCTTCCGACCATGGGCCTCGTCGGCGCCCCCCTCCTGCTCACCGCCAGCCTCGGCACGCTCTTCGGGGCCTGGGACCAGGTGTCCAGCCCCTCGGTGCTGGTCGTGCCGCTGGCGCTCTGGGAGCTGTCGCTCGGCTTCCTCCTGACCTTCAAGGGCTTCCGGCCCTCCCCGCTTCTGGACGAGGACGCCATCGCTCCGGCCTGA